The proteins below come from a single Triticum aestivum cultivar Chinese Spring chromosome 5D, IWGSC CS RefSeq v2.1, whole genome shotgun sequence genomic window:
- the LOC123122513 gene encoding BURP domain-containing protein 9 has product MDLLLPLISLLLVAGGGGRWLGSFVDGATTAVANLEEVPSAAYWEAVLPGIPMPPAIINLLLAQQNVHNSPDDIIINPNNLKSGKGPRKIGPYYEKLKLEPAHEDKHVHISLQVEEEAGKKFATHRTDMKENLKEISVSYGLEGKTYSNKVLPNLKKIFAAYKPRKQENLKEISISYGSKGGKDEPEVSRAYGLEGEKELKEISLSYGVEGEGVLKEISVSYGIEGRKSLMEAPVSYGKEQEGKLKEISVSYGLDEGKGEHNKFFNQDAEDPHKATMSYGSEHEEDPHKATMSYGSENEEDPHKATMSYGSEHEEDPHKATMSYVLEHEEDPHKATMSYGSEHEEDPHKATMLYESGHEMDLKTFLTGHATHLKGDGSHHAHSHKHGNKKQADVFFFHDMLRPGSMIIPTIPLTTSLPALLPHKVAKSIPFSTERLSDIIAIFAPASLAMAREIRWTLDTCDHPRTLPGQKAGCATSLESLTELASSLHGTHNVRAFSAANLPIDAAGTPALRGMYNVTAVRKLSDSQEIVTCHDLTYPYTVYYCHTANPTAAYTVTLESVDGATAPEVMEALAVCHLDTSRWSPKNPFFEMHNLKPGDVAVCHFLTKLSIIWVRGGEQGDTHAATR; this is encoded by the exons ATGGATCTACTTCTGCCACTCATCTCGCTTTTATTG GTCGCTGGCGGAGGAGGCAGGTGGCTTGGGAGCTTCGTCGACGGGGCCACAACAGCGGTGGCAAACTTGGAGGAGGTACCATCGGCGGCGTACTGGGAGGCAGTGCTTCCTGGAATTCCAATGCCTCCAGCTATCATCAACCTGCTGTTAGCCCAACAAAacg TGCACAACTCTCCAGATGATATTATTATCAATCCAAATAACCTCAAGTCTGGCAAAGGACCACGGAAAATTGGGCCATACTATGAAAAACTCAAGTTGGAACCTGCCCATGAGGATAAACATGTTCATATTTCATTACAAGTTGAAGAAGAAGCAGGCAAAAAATTTGCAACACATAGAACAGACATGAAAGAAAATCTAAAGGAAATATCAGTGTCATATGGGTTAGAAGGCAAAACATACTCAAACAAAGTTCTCCCAAACTTAAAGAAGATCTTTGCAGCATATAAACCAAGGAAACAAGAAAATCTAAAGGAAATATCTATATCATATGGATCAAAAGGTGGAAAGGATGAACCAGAAGTCTCAAGGGCATATGGGTTAGAAGGTGAAAAGGAGTTGAAAGAAATATCTTTGTCTTATGGGGTAGAAGGTGAGGGTGTCCTAAAGGAAATCTCTGTGTCATATGGGATAGAAGGCAGAAAGAGTCTAATGGAAGCACCTGTTTCATATGGGAAAGAACAAGAAGGAAAGCTAAAGGAAATCTCCGTGTCATATGGGTTGGACGAAGGCAAAGGTGAACACAATAAATTCTTCAATCAAGATGCAGAGGATCCACATAAAGCTACAATGTCATATGGTTCTGAACATGAAGAGGATCCACATAAAGCTACAATGTCATATGGATCTGAAAATGAAGAGGATCCACATAAAGCTACAATGTCATATGGATCCGAACATGAAGAGGATCCACATAAAGCTACAATGTCATATGTATTAGAACATGAAGAGGATCCACATAAAGCTACAATGTCATACGGGTCAGAACATGAAGAGGATCCACATAAAGCCACCATGTTATATGAGTCAGGACATGAAATGGATCTAAAGACATTTTTAACAGGACATGCGACACATTTAAAAG GAGATGGGAGTCACCATGCTCACTCTCACAAGCACGGGAACAAAAAGCAGGCAGACGTTTTCTTCTTCCACGACATGTTGCGGCCTGGTTCTATGATAATTCCAACCATCCCACTGACAACCTCCTTGCCGGCCCTTCTTCCCCACAAAGTTGCCAAATCCATCCCGTTCTCCACGGAGCGCCTCTCCGACATCATCGCGATATTTGCACCGGCGTCGCTCGCGATGGCTAGAGAGATACGATGGACGCTGGACACATGCGACCACCCGCGGACGCTTCCCGGCCAAAAAGCAGGTTGCGCCACCTCCCTTGAGTCCCTCACCGAGCTAGCATCATCCCTTCACGGGACGCACAACGTCCGTGCGTTCTCGGCCGCCAATCTACCCATTGATGCCGCAGGCACGCCGGCGCTGCGCGGGATGTACAACGTGACGGCCGTGCGGAAGCTCTCTGACTCACAGGAGATCGTCACCTGCCATGATCTGACGTACCCATACACGGTGTACTATTGCCACACCGCCAACCCTACCGCCGCGTACACGGTCACCCTTGAGAGCGTGGATGGTGCAACGGCGCCGGAAGTGATGGAGGCTCTAGCCGTGTGCCACCTTGACACGTCGCGGTGGAGCCCGAAGAACCCGTTCTTTGAGATGCACAACCTCAAGCCGGGGGATGTGGCCGTGTGCCACTTCCTCACTAAGCTCAGCATCATCTGGGTGCGTGGTGGCGAGCAGGGAGACACACATGCAGCAACCCGTTAG